Within Candidatus Hydrogenedentota bacterium, the genomic segment TGATGGCCCTGCTTTCCACCGTCACCACGGTTACAGGCACAGGCGAAAACGGCCCCGAGCGAAACGTAACAGCCACGAAAAGACCCAGCAAAGAAAGCATAATGGCCCCCAGCACTATAGTCTTTCGACTTAGAACACGAGAACGTGTCATGGCGCACACCTCAGACTGCGCTGGTATAGCGCGTAAACGCCCGGCGCGTCCTGGCGAATGCGCCGAATATCACCGGACAACATGGATTGCATCACCAGGCCCTGGATAGTTCCGATGAAAAGTAACGCCGCGGCCCGGGTGTCCACGTCCGACGCTATTTCGCCCACGCGCTTACCCCGTTCGATGTGGTTACGAATTTTCTCGGCATAGCGCTGCACCAATTCATGAGTTATCTGCCGGGTCCGGGTGGCATCACCCCGCTGCAATTCACCAAAGATTATCCGTGGTACTCCGGGGTGGTCCAAAACAAAGTCGATATGGCTCATGAAAACCGCCTCCATGGCCGTGAGCGGCGATTCGATGTCTTGTGCGGCACGATCAATCCGCGCAAGAAGGAATTCGGCAACCCAGCTCATGACCGCCTCCCAGAGATCGTCTTTGGTGGGGAAATGCCGAAACAGCGCCGCATGAGAAAGTTGCATATGGTTGGCAATAGCCGAGGTAGTTATACTGGCGGGATTCTGGGAGCCCGCGAGAAAAACGACGGCTTCAACGGCGGCGGTCCGTCGCTTCTCAGCGGGTAAATGTTGTGCACGAATTCCCAAACTGATCTTCCTTACTAGTAAGTGAGTAGTTACTTACAATCTTACCAGCAAATGCTCCCGCGCGCAATACCAAGCTAAAGTGTCCTCCGTGGGAACACTGCTTCGTTTTGCGGGGTTGCCTGCCGTCTTCGGCCGTCGTCGTCGGGTCTCACCCCGGCACGGGCCCGACGCACGGCGTCCGAAGACGGTGGGGGAGAATCGCTACACCCCCTACCGGATCGGTCCCGAGTCCGAGGGTCTCTCCCA encodes:
- a CDS encoding TetR/AcrR family transcriptional regulator; this encodes MGIRAQHLPAEKRRTAAVEAVVFLAGSQNPASITTSAIANHMQLSHAALFRHFPTKDDLWEAVMSWVAEFLLARIDRAAQDIESPLTAMEAVFMSHIDFVLDHPGVPRIIFGELQRGDATRTRQITHELVQRYAEKIRNHIERGKRVGEIASDVDTRAAALLFIGTIQGLVMQSMLSGDIRRIRQDAPGVYALYQRSLRCAP